The Sphaerodactylus townsendi isolate TG3544 linkage group LG02, MPM_Stown_v2.3, whole genome shotgun sequence DNA segment tcctttcccttctcccacagcaaacaccctgtgaggtaggtggggctgagagaactccgaagagctgtgactcgcccaaggtcacccagctggcatgtgttggagtgcacaggctaatctgaatcccccagataagcctccacagctcaagcggcagagcggggactcaaacccggttcttccagattagagtacacctgctcttaaccgctatgccactatggagatttcctggaagtaTTTGTGTATATAAATCTGCATGTGACTGATTTGGATCTAAGTCCTGCCTCCATATTCAGACAGAAAGCGGAAATGAGGACACACTCACTTCAAATATGCATTCAAGTCATTTTAGGTTTTACAATGGAATAGACAAACATGGAAAATGCACTTAATGGCTGACAGTGCCATCGTTCACAGTTAATCCCGTCTAAGTCCGTTGCGCGTAGGCTGGAGTAACCTTACATAGGATGACAGAGGCAGCTTCTCTGCCTCTcatgcacgcgcgcgcgcacacacacacacacacacaccatgacaCACCATTCTCTAGAATAGCAAAAGGTGTTTCTTTGTGTTCTTAGGAGCTGATTGGATTTTGCAGGAAGTTCTAATCACACCTACATGATGCATCATCTCACAGCAAAGCACAATTACATCACTGGCATAATCGTATCAAAGACGGCACAGATAATTAGACTTGAATGGAGGATATGATGCTTCCCCATTTAAGGGACAATCCACACAGGGCATAATGGAGCCACGCTGCCCTGTTCTAACTGCCGCTGCCCGTATATACCTGTAGCCATCTAGTCACTGCAGTGGAACTATGGCAGAGAGCGGGACTTGGGAGTATATCTCCTTTATCCCCTCCAAGTGCTCAGAATATGGAAGGCATCTACAGATCTTATAGCTTTCACAGCCGGAGtctctggagtgttgtgggatttctaggctgtgtggccgtgttccagtagcattttctcctgacctttcacctgcatctgtgactggcatcttcagaggatctgatggcagaaaagcaagcggagtatatatacctgtggaatgtccagggggggagaaagaaccatttgcatcggttaacaagtgtaaagggtgcaattagcaagtgtgatttgcatgtgttgagtggaatccccCCATTTTAGCATacgtaagtaacaatgaagttgcataatcaattagtgatgGTATCTGCAtggtagttgcctggcattttaatccctttgattgcttcctgcctatCCACTTgctttttcttatttaaaaaatccagggGGGGAACCCTGCATTTACACACACTTTCCATGCTGATGAAAGACCTGTTGAAATCATATGTTCCTTaactttagtttaaaaaaacccaagactttttaaaagaacatacCAACAACGATTCTGTTGCGCAGTAATTCTTCAATATCTTTCAATAATTTTAATGCTTTAAAACATGACAATATTGGAtgtcgattttttaaaaattgcaaacaGGGTGATTGAGAAATTTTCAATGTTGTAATAAAAATATGTGTGAATGTCATTTTAGGCCTTTCCAGATGCACATGAAAAGTACCCTAAACTGTCAAAACGATTACCGTCCATCGTGGTAGAGCCAACTGAGTCGGGGGAGGTTGAGAGCGGAGAGCTGCGCTGGCCACCGGACGACCTGAAGTCCATGGATGAGAAGAAGGCACTCGCTAGTCAGAGAGCTTgtgctcagcagcagctgcaggatcTTGAAAGTATGAATGCTTTTTAGCTCACCTGTATTTTTCAAAATGGCGTTTTCAAAATGGCGCAAGGGTATGACTGTACCGGCTCACTTTTatgcagtttttcactttctcacaatactaaaaccaggggcatccattgaaaatgctttcaatggattgggactaataaaaggaaacgttccttcacgcaacacgtggttggtgtttggaatatgctgccacaggaggtggtgagggccactaatctgaatagctttaaaaggggcttggacagatttatggacagatttattctatggctaccaatcttgatcctcctggatctgagactgcaaaggccttagcagaccaggtgctcgggagcagcagtagcagcagaaggccattgctttcacatcctgcatgtgagctcccaaaggcatctggtgggccactgcgagtagcagagtgctagactagagggactctggtctgatccagcaggttctttcttatgttcttatgttcttaaatggtgCGAAGAGATGGTGTGTTTGCACTTCTCCCTTATTGTCTGATACATGCTTTGGTGACATTGGCCATTTATGCTTTTACGGTCTCCTTCACGTTGAGCATTTATtcccttcgggttggattctcagataggctcacttcccccccccccccctcccgaactCATCGCGCCTGCGATTAGAGAATCTTCCCGGTTTTTGAAATCTCGGAAAGTGCaacctttcctctcccttcacagggagacCAAAGGGAATCTACATGGATCtctcttttttcaggttttctcatTCCTCCTGGCTGGAAGTTgcacaaatagaaaaaaaaaggaatggtgGGTGTGGCTGGCAAAATGGAGGATCAGCTCAGTTGGGGACACTTCACAGGGACActgtttaaacaaaacaaaatgggaaaaacTCACTGCAAAAACAGCCACGAAGTGGGGACTGGCCCATTGAGTTCAAGAGAGGATAAACATATTTTTGATGGAgggatgtgtgtttgtggggaacCTGCAGTAGAAGACCTTGTCCACTATATTCTATCCTGCCCATTGTATAATGAGTCAGGGATGAAATTTATCATGAAATGGCTTTTGGGTCAAAATTTACCTTCAGACACTGACAAATTGGACTTTCTGTTAGTGGATACTAACTTCATAAATCACCTATAAAGTATATTTGGCCAGTTATGCATGCATTACGTACCCtggggctgtttgctttgcagcgGGGTTTCCCTGCGTGCCATTTCCCTGTTGTTTCCACGCAACTTCCATTTGGGGTGGTTGCCTGCCgcctttttaattattattattagcagggTATCATAACTGTTCTGTCATTCTTATATAGCGTTTTATTATGGTATGTTGGttattttgatatattttaattgttgagGTTCTATATAGTAATGGCCTTTGGCCACAAGCATAGGCCATGGTatggtgcaggggtctgcaacctgcggctctccaggtgttcatggactacaaatcccatcagcccctgccaacatggccaattggccatgctggcagcggctgatgggaattgtagtccacggacatctggagagccgcaggttgcagacccctcgtcTGGTGGTATGTTGCTCATGATGCAAACGATACGAGCTGCTATCTTAATTTTGGCACCAGCATTCATACTACTGGGTTAGTAATGACCAGAAAAGCTGCGAGAATTGGCTTTGCATGCCTGTTAGGACTGCTTCTACAAAGACTTCATTGATTTCCAAGATGTCACCAGGGACTGCAGGGTATGTGAGTAGAACGTACTTCTGTTCTGGAAACAAGCCCTGCGGGTACACCCCTCCAGTAAATATGTTGCCCTTTCTGCTTTCTTAAATAAGAACGACCCAAACTAACTGGGTGTGCACTCAGCAGATTGGCCTACGAGCCTGTCGTCCCTCTCTTGAATACTCCGCAGTCacattgactttttaaaatatgcagtgaCCTCAGGAGAGGGCAGTTTTCAACAGAAAAGCAGGGAAGGAGGCTGCAACCTTCCCTGCTCACCACATTTCCTACGAAAGTCCCTAATCCCTACAGcttctgtgtggaaaggggcggggggagaaggagaggcaCATGTGAAGGAAAGCAGTTTGGAATCAGGTTCCTCAAGAGCTGGTTAAGAGCTTGGGGTATCATGGACACTGCCTTGTGATCTGAAAAGCAGGTTGGCAAAGGGGCCAGGAGCGCCTTCTATCAGCTGCATGTGATTCGCCAACTCTCTTGTTACCTAAACTCCGCTATCTTGCCATGCTGAGCCATGCTTCTGTAACCGCATGGCTGGATTACTGCAAAGTGCTTGaaatggggctgcctttgaagacaacccagaaatTGGTGTACAGTGCAGCAGCCCAACTGTTGTCATGGGCTAGTTACAATGTAATCCATTGTAAAACAGCTATATTGATTGCCAGTCTGTTTCCATattcttcaaggtgctggttattagccccatccaaagggtagGGGGACCAGATCCATTCATTGGAGCAGCATGCTGGCCAtgcaagtggatttgccctccaagggcacttgccctggtagaGGGGAGAATCCAGCGGCATGCAGCaaccatgccccccaccccccaactggaATGCCCCACCAAATACGTTGCCagtgtcccagcacccctgccttCCGTAGCAGGGCATGGCTGGGGGGAGGAGTCCATGCTAGTTGGCTTTATCTCAGCCACTCAGCATGCTACATAAGTCTGTGGGGGCTTTTGCCAGTGGAGAGGCTTTCACACTTGTGCAGCctccctttgctcctggaaagcccctttgggagcagtgGGGCAGTGCTGCCGTGGTGCTGCGGCTGGCCGCCTGTACttgtggatagggttgccagaggcatagctgggccaaagtgcGCCCGGTAtgcattccacattttccgccccccatgcctccccatggtgcccccctgcagctccccctttcccccttccccctttcccacacttaccttagttcctttttcagaactttttcaggcgtcaaaaggccttgttctcagtttaaaaaggcctgatgggaactatacttcccaggagaccttgtgagccccaaggtcttctgggaactgtagttcctcaggccgtttttactgagaacaaggtcttttgaagcctgaaaaagttctgaaaaaggaactaaggtaagtgtgggaagggggggcggcggcacggggggggggggtgccgcggggggaaggctgagaccctggagagcagctggcaGTCAGAATAAACAATACTGAGTGAGATGGACCCCAAATCTGACTCAATATAACAGGGACCTCACACATTACCAAGTCTTTGTGCTTGTTGATGGATGACCCAAGGGCAATGTTTCAGAAGTTCAGTCCCGGACTCACCTGTGCCCTTTTCTTCTCATGACTCCAGTGAGGGGGGTGGAAGCAGCCCCAGTGCCCTTTTTGCTTCCTCAAACCATCCTGTGGAGCTGCTGTTTGCTCCATTGCGAAGTCTAAGGGtggcaaaaaaaattctccattgCATGTCTACTACAAAGTCCTTGCGTTGTTTGACAACCAACATGAAGATATTTGCCTATTGCAAGGCAGCTTCCTATATTTCGTGCCCGGGGGGAAAAAATGAGCCCCTTTGTTCCAGTGTGTGGTTTAGCCTTCCTTCTGAGGTAGCTCCGTGTACTCAGTTCCTCCTTTCTCCATAGGTCGCCCACCTCACCAAGAAGCGGGAGAGAGCACGGAATCTACCGGAAGCAGAACCGAGGGAGATGACTAAGGGACGTCATTCAGCAGGCCAGATGTTGAAGATTTTGGGTGCCGACCTAATTGGGAAGCTAGCACATTCTGAAGACGTGTCCCCATCGTctattttaaaagtgcaaaagggtttttttccgaTTAAGTTAGTAGATGGTGAGGAGTTCATGGGCTTTAGAACTGTTCCTTTCGACGTTTACCTTATCAAGG contains these protein-coding regions:
- the LBHD2 gene encoding LBH domain-containing protein 2 — protein: MTEVMNTREPVMEEFTLSQPEEEGGTSSQAFPDAHEKYPKLSKRLPSIVVEPTESGEVESGELRWPPDDLKSMDEKKALASQRACAQQQLQDLESRPPHQEAGESTESTGSRTEGDD